Proteins from one Salvelinus namaycush isolate Seneca chromosome 34, SaNama_1.0, whole genome shotgun sequence genomic window:
- the LOC120029010 gene encoding arylacetamide deacetylase-like, whose product MRLKGIFLLLSLGAFTSYYVYQPIPDEIEERWKLMLTDCFFRSLSHLADFSELLGLKDYMGVMMFITFAERVFPVSDQRVHVTEELFDGVEVVVYQPKLQGGDTELRRAVIYLHGGGWCLGSARMGPYDLLARQMVMDLNSVVVSVEYRLAPEHHFPVPYEDVYRVVKHFLQRAVLAQYSVDPLRIAVSGDSAGGNLAAAVSQQLQQDPEQQQQLKVQALLYPVLQALDLNTPSYQQNQNMPILPRTLMVRFWSEYFTSDKTFFRAMMTNTHNSPESAALLNFVNWSAYLPESYRGTYNYSVPVVALSAGGSDGPSRSIADPRASPLLVPDAVLRTLPKAYVLTCEYDVLRDDGVMYAARLRRAGVEVTHEHYAGGFHGALMFTVWPTDFLIGRTMTENFIRWLQHNL is encoded by the exons ATGCGGTTGAAAGGCATATTTTTACTCCTGTCTTTAGGAGCGTTCACATCGTATTACGTTTACCAGCCCATTCCAGACGAGATAGAGGAGAGATGGAAACTCATGTTGACCGACTGTTTCTTCAGAAGTCTCAGCCACCTG GCAGACTTCAGTGAGCTGCTGGGTTTGAAGGACTACATGGGGGTGATGATGTTCATCACCTTTGCTGAACGCGTGTTCCCCGTGTCAGACCAACGTGTGCACGTTACAGAGGAGCTGTTTGatggggtggaggtggtggtgtacCAGCCCAAACTGCAGGGCGGCGACACTGAGCTGAGGAGAGCAGTCATATACCTGCACGGAGGAGGATGGTGCCTGGGCAGCGCCA GAATGGGACCATACGACCTCCTGGCTAGGCAGATGGTCATGGATCTTAACTCTGTGGTCGTGTCTGTAGA GTACCGCCTGGCCCCCGAGCACCATTTCCCTGTCCCGTATGAGGACGTGTACCGCGTGGTGAAGCACTTCCTCCAGAGGGCGGTCCTGGCCCAGTACTCTGTCGACCCATTACGCATCGCTGTATCGGGGGACAGCGCCGGGGGAAACCTGGCTGCAGCCGTGTCCCAGCAG ctgcAGCAGGATCCagaacagcagcagcagctgaaggTCCAGGCCCTGCTCTACCCTGTGCTGCAGGCTCTGGACCTCAATACCCCGTCCTACCAGCAGAACCAGAATATGCCTATCCTGCCCCGCACCCTTATGGTGCGCTTCTGGAGCGAATACTTCACCAGCGACAAGACCTTCTTCAGGGCCATGATGACCAACACTCACAACAGCCCGGAGTCCGCTGCGCTGCTCAACTTCGTCAACTGGAGTGCCTACCTGCCAGAGTCCTACCGGGGGACGTATAACTACAGCGTTCCGGTCGTGGCGTTGTCGGCGGGAGGGTCGGACGGGCCATCGCGCTCCATCGCTGACCCCCGGGCCTCGCCCCTGCTGGTCCCGGATGCCGTTTTACGCACGCTACCCAAGGCCTACGTTCTGACGTGTGAGTACGACGTGCTGCGGGACGACGGGGTGATGTATGCTGCACGCCTGCGTCGCGCCGGAGTCGAGGTGACTCATGAACACTACGCCGGAGGTTTCCACGGCGCCCTCATGTTCACCGTGTGGCCAACCGACTTCCTGATTGGACGCACGATGACGGAGAACTTCATCAGATGGCTGCAGcataacttgtag